One window of Dyadobacter sandarakinus genomic DNA carries:
- a CDS encoding DUF4271 domain-containing protein has translation MKSVFRSISWAFLSLMLSLGALAQNVSKVSPPARFFPVYDFKNDWLVYNSQYKNYVPFSQEINEAAPYISLHIDLLKNRRYALLLKTESECYLFLEGALQNKIEAGKWQEMSIDSLFRIYKKDELLFTFYGRPGIADKTVLLCNKKARGDVGLAENSRSGFINMKPVSFSPFGNFAAVVLLIVLVLNAWLYNTNTPSFVRLISPIDFFNNDPRDQLSKNHKPLSNTVITFVVALAMLMAFAATFLLVNRFNLFSFSTLFSGKSGTAELLGDFSVLTIVFFLLIYAKYICMVMAGNMLNLDKQVDLIFIKIIQSSYLFYAFCFLMVFFLNFNHVNLTAEMRPYLALPFVLFYFSRFISLYIVTRPSGSLINLYLFSYLCVIEIIPLIIGIKFAL, from the coding sequence ATGAAATCTGTTTTCCGATCTATTTCCTGGGCTTTCCTTTCCCTGATGCTCAGCCTGGGAGCATTGGCGCAAAACGTTTCGAAGGTATCCCCTCCTGCCCGGTTCTTCCCGGTTTACGACTTCAAAAATGATTGGCTGGTATATAATAGTCAGTACAAAAACTATGTCCCCTTTTCACAGGAAATCAATGAGGCGGCTCCTTACATAAGCCTTCATATTGATCTGCTGAAAAACCGCCGCTACGCACTGCTGCTGAAAACCGAGAGCGAGTGCTACCTGTTTCTCGAAGGTGCATTACAGAACAAGATTGAAGCCGGCAAATGGCAGGAAATGAGTATAGACAGTCTTTTCCGGATTTATAAGAAAGACGAGCTCCTGTTTACCTTTTACGGCAGGCCGGGCATTGCTGACAAAACGGTATTGCTGTGCAATAAAAAAGCGCGGGGTGATGTGGGCCTGGCAGAAAATTCGCGATCAGGTTTTATTAATATGAAACCTGTTTCATTCTCCCCATTCGGGAATTTTGCCGCGGTCGTGTTGCTGATTGTACTCGTTCTGAATGCATGGCTTTACAACACCAATACACCTTCTTTTGTCCGCTTGATCAGTCCTATTGACTTTTTCAACAACGATCCGCGTGATCAGCTTTCCAAAAATCACAAACCTTTAAGCAATACCGTTATCACCTTTGTGGTAGCGCTGGCGATGCTGATGGCATTTGCTGCGACATTCCTGCTTGTGAACAGATTTAACCTGTTTTCATTCAGTACGTTATTTTCCGGGAAGTCGGGTACGGCCGAGTTGCTGGGCGACTTCTCCGTCCTGACCATTGTATTCTTTTTGCTGATTTATGCCAAATACATTTGCATGGTGATGGCAGGAAATATGCTCAACCTGGACAAGCAGGTCGACCTTATTTTTATCAAAATTATACAGTCATCTTACCTGTTTTACGCATTTTGCTTTCTGATGGTTTTCTTCCTGAACTTCAATCATGTGAACCTTACAGCCGAAATGCGACCCTACCTTGCACTGCCATTTGTATTGTTTTACTTCTCACGTTTTATCTCCCTGTACATTGTCACGCGGCCTTCGGGTTCGTTGATTAATCTGTATTTATTTTCTTACCTTTGCGTCATAGAAATTATCCCGCTCATTATAGGTATAAAGTTTGCCTTGTAG
- the sucD gene encoding succinate--CoA ligase subunit alpha, whose product MSVLVNKDSKIIVQGFTGSEGSFHAQQMIEYATKVVGGVTPGKGGLSHLERPVFNTVDQAVRATGADVSIIFVPPAFAADAIMESADAGIGVIVCITEGIPTKDMMQAKEYIKSKNCRLIGPNCPGVITAEECKVGIMPGFIFKKGTIGLVSKSGTLTYEAVDQLTRAGLGQTTAIGIGGDPIIGTTTKQAVELLMEDPETEAIVMIGEIGGSMEAEAAEYVKSTGNKKPVVGFIAGQTAPKGRRMGHAGAIIGGADDTAEAKIRIMKESGIYVAESPALIGETMLVALGKK is encoded by the coding sequence ATGAGCGTTTTAGTAAATAAGGATTCCAAAATTATAGTTCAGGGATTTACCGGATCGGAAGGGTCGTTCCATGCCCAGCAGATGATTGAATACGCTACTAAAGTGGTAGGTGGTGTAACTCCTGGAAAAGGCGGTCTGTCTCATCTTGAAAGGCCCGTTTTCAACACTGTTGACCAGGCTGTAAGAGCAACCGGCGCTGATGTTTCGATCATTTTTGTTCCGCCGGCATTTGCTGCTGATGCTATTATGGAATCTGCTGACGCTGGTATCGGTGTGATTGTTTGTATCACGGAAGGTATTCCTACCAAAGATATGATGCAGGCAAAAGAATATATCAAATCTAAAAACTGCCGCCTGATCGGCCCCAACTGTCCGGGTGTTATCACCGCGGAAGAATGTAAGGTGGGGATCATGCCGGGATTCATATTCAAGAAAGGTACGATCGGCCTGGTTTCAAAATCGGGTACGCTTACCTACGAAGCTGTAGATCAGCTGACACGCGCCGGATTGGGACAAACTACTGCAATCGGTATCGGCGGTGACCCTATCATCGGCACCACAACCAAACAGGCGGTTGAACTTCTGATGGAAGATCCTGAAACTGAAGCTATCGTAATGATCGGGGAAATCGGCGGAAGCATGGAAGCTGAGGCTGCGGAATATGTTAAATCGACCGGAAACAAGAAACCTGTCGTCGGCTTTATTGCCGGTCAGACTGCACCAAAAGGACGTCGTATGGGCCATGCGGGCGCAATCATCGGCGGCGCTGATGATACAGCAGAAGCCAAAATCAGAATCATGAAAGAATCAGGTATTTATGTGGCAGAGTCGCCGGCACTCATCGGAGAGACCATGCTGGTTGCACTTGGCAAAAAATAA
- the azu gene encoding azurin: MKRTKFLLASVIAFGALTMNAVDAKISPATGVVNDVKQTKTIVIKGTDAMQFDLKEIKVKAGQKVKLTLTHAGKLAKAAMGHNWVLLKPGVDIAAFGSKAAAARESEYIPKSEEGNIIAHTKLVGGGESDTVEFTAPAKGTYTYICSFPGHYALMKGSFIVE, translated from the coding sequence ATGAAAAGAACCAAGTTTCTTCTCGCCTCGGTGATTGCTTTCGGAGCGCTTACAATGAATGCTGTTGATGCAAAAATCTCCCCTGCAACCGGAGTTGTGAACGATGTAAAGCAAACTAAAACCATCGTTATCAAAGGTACGGATGCGATGCAGTTTGACCTGAAAGAGATCAAGGTAAAAGCCGGACAAAAAGTAAAGCTTACCCTGACGCATGCAGGTAAACTCGCAAAAGCGGCTATGGGCCATAACTGGGTGTTACTGAAACCGGGTGTTGACATTGCTGCATTTGGTTCCAAGGCAGCAGCTGCCCGTGAAAGCGAATACATCCCTAAATCAGAAGAAGGAAACATTATCGCACATACCAAGCTGGTAGGCGGTGGTGAAAGTGATACCGTTGAGTTTACAGCTCCTGCAAAAGGAACTTACACTTACATCTGCAGCTTCCCGGGCCACTACGCTCTGATGAAAGGCAGCTTTATCGTTGAATAA
- a CDS encoding tetratricopeptide repeat protein, which translates to MKVLLSGILGLVLLSSPSVTFAQRSAAEYFEEGNTKAGTGDFTGALQAYTTVISMNPEHAPSYFNRGLAKANLKDYRGAVLDYDKAIELNAREPLYYQSRGVSKSMQDDFRAAIEDYTKAIELNPEDPKAYYNRGVSYAKLKSHRSALTDLDKALSINPDELAALYARGNCKQDLQEYAGSLADFTRVIELSPKRTGAYAGRGMAKLELGDYQGAAADFTKAIELSPNDAEFYASRGFAKSKVGDFTGAVIDFDKTIQLNPEHFQAYYGRGFAKNKLNDQRGAIEDLNRSIELKNSYVGDPKKITYSGKLNKETLDGLRDQVKENIRMDNLTGERAEAYYIRGISKSKVGEVKAAIQDLTTAVELNPTYSNAYFSRAMIRSASGDQMGAVLDFTSAIKLRSDYPEAYYLRGILKNSLGEVNDGCLDLSKAGELGYQQAYKVISSYCN; encoded by the coding sequence ATGAAGGTTTTATTGTCAGGCATTTTGGGCCTTGTTCTTCTCTCTTCCCCATCAGTCACCTTTGCCCAGCGTTCAGCAGCTGAATATTTTGAAGAAGGTAATACCAAAGCAGGTACCGGCGACTTTACCGGTGCATTGCAGGCATATACCACCGTCATTTCCATGAATCCGGAGCATGCCCCCAGCTATTTCAACCGGGGACTTGCCAAAGCCAACCTCAAAGATTACCGCGGGGCGGTGCTGGATTACGACAAAGCCATTGAGCTGAATGCGCGTGAACCGCTCTACTATCAAAGCCGGGGCGTGAGCAAGAGCATGCAGGACGATTTCAGGGCTGCCATTGAAGATTATACCAAAGCCATCGAGCTCAATCCCGAAGATCCCAAAGCTTACTACAACCGGGGCGTAAGTTATGCCAAACTGAAAAGTCACCGGAGTGCCCTCACCGATCTGGATAAAGCATTATCCATTAATCCCGACGAGCTGGCAGCATTGTATGCACGCGGCAACTGCAAGCAGGATTTACAGGAGTACGCCGGCAGCCTTGCGGATTTTACAAGAGTAATCGAACTTAGTCCCAAGCGTACAGGTGCGTATGCAGGGCGCGGCATGGCCAAGCTAGAACTGGGCGACTACCAGGGGGCTGCTGCCGATTTTACCAAAGCCATCGAACTGAGCCCTAATGATGCCGAGTTTTATGCAAGCCGGGGTTTCGCTAAAAGCAAAGTCGGGGACTTTACAGGAGCAGTGATTGATTTTGATAAAACCATTCAGCTAAATCCGGAGCATTTTCAGGCATATTATGGAAGAGGGTTCGCTAAAAACAAGCTTAATGACCAGCGTGGTGCGATTGAAGACCTTAACCGGTCCATCGAATTGAAAAACAGCTACGTAGGCGATCCTAAAAAGATTACCTACAGCGGAAAGCTCAACAAGGAAACCTTGGACGGTTTACGTGATCAGGTCAAGGAAAACATACGGATGGACAATTTGACCGGTGAACGTGCCGAGGCCTACTACATACGGGGTATCAGCAAGTCCAAGGTAGGAGAGGTAAAAGCGGCCATTCAGGACCTGACCACTGCCGTAGAGCTTAATCCGACCTATTCCAATGCATACTTTTCACGCGCAATGATCCGCTCCGCCAGCGGCGACCAGATGGGTGCTGTACTTGATTTTACAAGTGCCATCAAACTCCGCTCCGACTATCCGGAGGCGTACTACCTGCGGGGAATCCTGAAAAACAGCCTGGGAGAAGTCAATGACGGCTGCCTCGACCTGAGTAAAGCCGGAGAACTGGGCTATCAGCAGGCTTATAAGGTGATTTCGAGTTATTGTAATTAG
- a CDS encoding superoxide dismutase — MNRTDFLRTLAGGTFAASSLTNYSFASSSITEAAAEMAPFKQAPLPYDFAALEPSIDKMTMEIHYTKHHATYVKNLNDAVKGTDLEKKTLEEIIKNIGKAPVAIRNNGGGHWNHTFFWEVLGPKKTAAPTGAVADAINGQFGSMDKFKEEFGKAATTRFGSGWAWLVAQNGKLAIGSTPNQDNPLMDVSDFKGTPILGLDVWEHAYYLKYQNKRPDYIKAFWEVVNWDKVAENLKKA, encoded by the coding sequence ATGAACAGAACAGATTTCTTGCGGACTTTGGCAGGCGGAACTTTCGCTGCCAGCAGCCTGACAAACTATTCATTTGCTTCTTCATCAATAACCGAAGCTGCGGCTGAAATGGCACCATTCAAACAGGCTCCGCTGCCTTACGACTTTGCTGCACTTGAACCCAGCATTGATAAGATGACCATGGAAATCCACTATACCAAGCATCATGCTACTTACGTCAAAAACCTGAACGATGCGGTAAAAGGGACTGATCTGGAAAAGAAAACACTGGAAGAAATTATCAAGAACATCGGCAAAGCGCCTGTGGCTATACGCAACAACGGAGGCGGTCACTGGAACCATACGTTTTTCTGGGAGGTACTTGGTCCCAAGAAGACCGCAGCTCCTACCGGCGCAGTAGCCGATGCAATCAATGGTCAGTTCGGATCAATGGACAAGTTCAAAGAAGAGTTCGGCAAAGCTGCAACCACACGCTTTGGCTCCGGCTGGGCATGGCTGGTGGCTCAAAACGGCAAACTGGCAATCGGATCCACACCCAATCAGGACAACCCGCTGATGGATGTTTCCGATTTTAAAGGTACGCCCATCCTGGGCCTTGATGTCTGGGAACATGCCTATTACCTCAAATACCAAAACAAACGTCCTGACTACATCAAAGCATTCTGGGAAGTTGTGAACTGGGATAAGGTAGCAGAAAACCTGAAGAAGGCTTAG
- the recR gene encoding recombination mediator RecR: protein MNYPSRLIEDAVTEISRLPGIGKKTALRLALHLLKRDEEQTLMLSEALLKMRTQTTYCRKCHNIADNELCNICSNSKRDTSIICVVVDTRDVLAIESTNQYRGLYHVLGGIISPLEGVGPADLQIDSLLTRVEQSGEDPVKEIILALSPTMEGDTTAFYLQKKLKATGVKISTIARGIPIGGDLEYADEITLGRSIVSRVAYD, encoded by the coding sequence ATGAATTATCCTTCACGCCTTATTGAGGATGCCGTCACCGAGATTTCCCGGTTGCCGGGTATCGGTAAGAAAACCGCATTGCGGCTGGCATTGCATTTGCTGAAAAGAGACGAGGAGCAAACCCTGATGCTCTCCGAAGCACTCCTGAAAATGCGTACCCAGACCACCTACTGCAGAAAATGCCATAATATTGCCGATAACGAACTGTGCAACATCTGCAGCAATTCCAAACGGGATACCAGCATTATATGCGTTGTGGTGGATACCCGGGATGTACTTGCCATTGAATCAACCAATCAATACCGGGGACTGTACCATGTACTGGGCGGGATTATTTCGCCCCTGGAAGGTGTAGGACCTGCCGATCTTCAGATCGATTCCCTGCTGACCAGGGTGGAGCAAAGCGGTGAAGATCCTGTGAAGGAAATTATACTTGCGCTTAGTCCTACCATGGAAGGAGACACCACTGCATTTTATCTTCAAAAGAAACTAAAAGCGACAGGAGTTAAAATCAGTACCATTGCCCGGGGCATCCCCATCGGGGGCGACCTCGAATATGCGGATGAAATCACCCTCGGCAGAAGCATTGTAAGCCGGGTGGCTTACGATTGA
- a CDS encoding ATP-dependent Clp protease adaptor ClpS, with protein sequence MQALTETEEEVLEETIEVDVRRLIVYNDDVNTFDWVIDTLMEVCGHSSEQAEQCTLIIHYKGKCSVKEGSFEELAGMRNEICRRGISAEIH encoded by the coding sequence ATGCAAGCGCTTACGGAAACGGAAGAGGAGGTACTGGAGGAAACGATTGAGGTCGATGTCAGGCGGCTTATTGTGTACAACGATGATGTCAATACATTTGACTGGGTTATTGATACACTGATGGAGGTTTGCGGACATTCCAGTGAGCAGGCTGAACAATGCACATTAATCATTCACTACAAAGGCAAATGCTCCGTTAAGGAAGGATCTTTTGAGGAACTGGCAGGAATGCGCAACGAGATCTGCAGAAGAGGCATTTCCGCAGAAATCCATTAA
- a CDS encoding sodium:solute symporter translates to MNPYVSLLILVVYFGTLITISIYTSRGADTNTFFTANRQSPWYLVAFGMIGTSLSGVTFVSVPGAVANIQFSYFQVVIGYILGYLVIGTILMPLYYRLNLISIYSYLEQRFGFWSYKTGSGFFLLSRTVGSAVRLYVAAQVLQLALFKPLGVPFEVAVAITIFLIWIYTFKGGVKTIIVTDTLQTFFLITAVILTIILVSKELRLDGIGEIWSTVKGSGYAQVFFWDTNDPKNFFKQFFAGVFIAIVMTGLDQDLMQKNLTCKNIGEAQKNMFWFTIVLVIVNFLFLSLGALLYVYAQAEGIPFTERTDDFYPMLALNHLGLLVGVTFLLGITAATYASSDSALTALTTAFCIDFMNIEKQPEDKRATIKFWVHVGFSVLFYLVILVFNKLNNKEVITAVFDLAGYTYGPLLGLFSFGAFLKRPVNDRWVPLVCIIAPILTYVINAHSAEWFNGYRFGFERLIINGLITFIGLYLLKAPDHASRYAARS, encoded by the coding sequence ATGAATCCATACGTTTCGTTACTGATCCTGGTTGTTTACTTTGGAACACTGATTACCATATCCATTTACACATCACGGGGAGCCGACACGAACACGTTTTTTACGGCCAACAGGCAGTCTCCCTGGTACCTCGTTGCTTTCGGCATGATCGGTACTTCCCTATCGGGAGTCACGTTTGTGTCAGTACCGGGTGCAGTGGCCAATATCCAGTTTTCCTACTTTCAGGTAGTGATCGGGTATATATTGGGTTACCTCGTGATAGGTACAATTTTGATGCCACTTTACTACCGGCTCAATCTTATCTCCATTTACTCGTACCTCGAACAGCGTTTTGGCTTTTGGTCTTACAAAACCGGTTCCGGCTTTTTCCTGCTTTCGCGTACCGTGGGCTCGGCCGTCAGGCTGTATGTGGCGGCACAGGTATTACAGCTTGCATTGTTCAAGCCGCTGGGTGTTCCATTTGAGGTGGCCGTGGCCATTACAATTTTCCTGATCTGGATCTATACCTTCAAAGGAGGCGTCAAAACCATTATTGTTACCGATACCCTTCAAACCTTTTTCCTGATTACGGCAGTCATCCTGACAATAATCCTGGTTTCAAAGGAACTGCGCCTGGATGGTATAGGCGAAATATGGAGTACCGTAAAAGGAAGCGGATATGCTCAGGTTTTCTTTTGGGATACCAATGATCCCAAAAACTTCTTCAAGCAATTTTTTGCGGGTGTTTTCATTGCCATTGTTATGACCGGCCTCGATCAGGATCTAATGCAGAAAAACCTGACCTGCAAGAATATAGGTGAAGCACAGAAGAACATGTTCTGGTTTACGATCGTGCTGGTGATCGTTAATTTTCTGTTTCTTTCGCTGGGCGCGCTGCTGTATGTATATGCCCAGGCGGAAGGCATTCCGTTTACCGAGCGTACCGATGATTTTTATCCGATGCTGGCACTAAACCATCTGGGCCTGCTGGTGGGGGTTACATTCCTTCTCGGGATAACCGCGGCTACCTACGCCAGTTCCGACTCCGCGCTTACCGCGCTTACAACTGCGTTCTGCATTGATTTTATGAACATTGAAAAGCAGCCCGAAGACAAACGTGCTACCATTAAGTTCTGGGTTCATGTGGGTTTTTCTGTGCTTTTTTACCTGGTGATCCTCGTTTTCAATAAGCTCAATAACAAGGAAGTAATCACAGCCGTGTTCGACCTGGCCGGTTACACGTACGGTCCCCTGCTTGGGCTTTTTTCTTTCGGAGCTTTTCTGAAAAGGCCGGTGAACGATCGCTGGGTGCCGCTTGTCTGCATTATTGCGCCCATTCTTACGTACGTTATCAATGCTCACTCTGCCGAGTGGTTCAATGGTTACCGTTTTGGTTTCGAGCGTCTTATTATCAATGGTCTGATTACCTTCATCGGATTGTACCTCCTGAAAGCGCCGGATCATGCCTCCCGCTATGCCGCCCGGTCCTGA
- a CDS encoding DUF3244 domain-containing protein has protein sequence MKTSIISNLLCAAALSLSLNALAADKKKNNEADAVTYKLDAAIYKVANTSKVKLSVDKNPDTKLRILLKDRTGKVYYSEMFSQKADKYRRVFDLEDMKDGKYYFELYNKQQKLVKEVKIESNMERLISLQ, from the coding sequence ATGAAAACTTCAATCATTTCAAACCTGCTCTGCGCTGCTGCGCTTTCCTTGTCGCTCAATGCATTAGCCGCTGACAAAAAGAAAAACAACGAGGCCGATGCGGTCACTTACAAGCTGGATGCAGCCATTTACAAAGTTGCCAACACCAGTAAAGTGAAATTGTCTGTCGATAAAAATCCGGATACCAAACTGAGAATTTTGCTGAAAGACCGCACTGGAAAAGTCTACTACTCGGAGATGTTCTCGCAAAAAGCCGACAAGTACCGCCGCGTTTTCGACCTGGAAGATATGAAAGACGGCAAGTACTACTTTGAGCTTTATAACAAACAGCAAAAGCTGGTAAAAGAAGTAAAAATTGAGAGCAACATGGAGCGTTTGATCTCCCTGCAATAA
- a CDS encoding MGMT family protein produces the protein MKSTNASKPGSMHKPASENNFFNDVYDVVRQIPAGRATSYGAIAAYLGSKRGARMVGWAMSSSYNYHDIPAHRVVNKAGVLSAKNLFETPTIMQERLESEGIVVRDDQIQDWETCFWDPEKELG, from the coding sequence ATGAAATCGACGAACGCCAGCAAGCCAGGATCAATGCATAAGCCGGCTTCTGAAAACAACTTTTTCAATGACGTATACGACGTGGTCAGGCAGATACCCGCGGGCCGCGCTACATCTTATGGTGCGATTGCCGCGTACCTTGGCTCTAAAAGAGGTGCCCGCATGGTAGGCTGGGCCATGAGCAGCAGCTACAATTATCACGATATCCCTGCGCATAGGGTGGTGAACAAGGCGGGTGTTCTGAGTGCAAAAAATCTGTTTGAAACACCTACTATCATGCAGGAACGGCTGGAAAGCGAAGGCATAGTAGTCAGGGACGATCAGATTCAAGACTGGGAAACATGTTTCTGGGATCCCGAAAAAGAACTTGGCTGA
- a CDS encoding DUF3109 family protein has translation MILIENTCISDDIEDQLFVCNLEKCKGACCVEGDSGAPLDESELAILDEIYPQVAPYLTEAGKQVIAREGTYTKDLDGDYVTPIIDGKECVYAIYDERGILKCAIEEAYNDGKISYKKPISCHLYPIRVTKYEEFHALNYDRWEICSPACSLGSELGVPVYKFLKAPLIRAYGEHWYEQLTHEIDERQQARINA, from the coding sequence ATGATACTGATTGAGAATACCTGCATTAGTGACGATATTGAAGACCAGCTCTTTGTTTGCAATCTTGAAAAATGCAAAGGTGCCTGCTGTGTGGAAGGAGATTCAGGTGCGCCGCTCGATGAGTCGGAACTGGCCATACTGGACGAAATTTACCCGCAGGTAGCCCCTTACCTTACAGAAGCCGGAAAACAGGTAATAGCCAGAGAAGGTACCTACACGAAAGACCTGGACGGTGATTATGTGACGCCGATCATTGACGGAAAAGAATGCGTTTACGCGATTTACGATGAGCGCGGCATTCTGAAATGTGCGATTGAGGAAGCGTATAATGACGGCAAGATCAGCTACAAAAAACCGATTTCCTGCCATCTGTACCCGATCCGGGTTACCAAATACGAAGAATTTCATGCATTGAATTACGACCGGTGGGAAATATGCAGCCCGGCCTGCTCGCTCGGCAGTGAACTTGGCGTGCCTGTTTATAAATTCCTGAAGGCACCGCTGATCCGGGCGTATGGCGAACATTGGTATGAGCAGCTGACGCATGAAATCGACGAACGCCAGCAAGCCAGGATCAATGCATAA